The genomic stretch TGAAAACGAAGGGACCAACAAGTGGGTACCACCCCTGGCACCCACTGGTCGGCGAGGCCCTTCAGTGGGTCTCGAACTGCACCGTCACCGTCATGATCACCGGCACTGGACGGTCGCGGAAGACGGCCGGCTTGTAACGCCATTGCTGCACCGCCTCCACTGCCTGCCGGTCGAGGCCGGCGGGGAGCCCGCGGAGCACTTTCACGTCGGTGACCTGGCCCTCGGCGTCGATGATCGCTTCCAGGATCACCATCCCCTGGATGCGCAGCCGGCGGGCGGTCTCGGTGTAGCGAGGCTCCACCCGCGACAGCGGCTCCGGCGGCAGCACGCCAGCTCTCAGGCGCATGGGCTCGGCGCTCTCCTCCGGCTCCGGCGGGCCGGCGGGGATCACCACCGGTTCGTCCACTCTGGGCAACTCCAGATCCGGCGGCGGTAGCTCCTGGGGCGGCTCGAGGATCGTCACCTCCTCGAAGCTGGGCACCGTGATGGTGGCGCGCTGTCGGGGCTGGGGCGGTGTCGGAGTCACTGGCGGCGGCTTGGGCGGTTCGAATTTGATATTA from Acidobacteriota bacterium encodes the following:
- a CDS encoding TonB family protein, which translates into the protein MNETNPTTHLPTPTRRAGGQIAAAEPLPCPARWQPTEEPRQGLVISWTLAIVVHVALLFTSFSIPATEATPPEEPRPVTVLSNIKFEPPKPPPVTPTPPQPRQRATITVPSFEEVTILEPPQELPPPDLELPRVDEPVVIPAGPPEPEESAEPMRLRAGVLPPEPLSRVEPRYTETARRLRIQGMVILEAIIDAEGQVTDVKVLRGLPAGLDRQAVEAVQQWRYKPAVFRDRPVPVIMTVTVQFETH